A stretch of Candidatus Hydrogenedentota bacterium DNA encodes these proteins:
- a CDS encoding penicillin acylase family protein gives MPKHPLALLLALGLGALIQSAHAGTATVYRDTWGTPYIYGTTDAEAAYGLGYAQAEDRLDDIYLNVRQAVGRMAEVLGKDHIESDYVMQMVGNEKRCEAFWPSASEPVKAMAAGYVAGVQAYLADHPDRKSPFALDLKPWHSLAIMRAMILNWPLGTVRDEMNQEGNTLGWGSNEWSVSPARSAENCAILLTDPHLTWQGMSVFYEANVYGDALSEQHGYFLVGTFLLAYGHTEHFGWAPTTGGPDTADVYAMKLNPANPLQYEYDGQWLNAELGAVTINVKDGAPVTMPTYTTILGPAFAEPNLEKQTILVGATPYLEQTLLLEQGYKCLQAKNVDDFMAALAMNQYMEQNLMSADRDGNIAYIRTGRVPIRPEGYNWSAPVPGNTSKTKWLGIHDAKDLVQIKNPEQGYMQNCNISPEFMMENSPLTPDKYPGYIFNVSWDSRNSRGDRALQALAADNSLTKEEAMDLAFDVTDPYREGWKKALKKMAMSSAKKALEDPAFKADFDRLVNWDGRYIKESNAAPLMRYFRMEAFQVVDPLKVNAGKDLSVEEYLALKKAIDSARETMLKLYGKTDITWGDMIEVGRGDTFVPTSGADFGRGENDKSVRTLLSIGVRETPEGSGKYRAYKGSMAMLLMFMHKDGIESYSCIPWGQSGDPASPHYMDQGEKLFSNRTFKPVYRSKDELLKNVESEKKLEVAL, from the coding sequence ATGCCAAAGCATCCCCTGGCCCTCTTGCTCGCCCTTGGCCTGGGCGCCCTGATTCAGAGCGCCCACGCCGGAACCGCCACGGTCTACCGTGATACCTGGGGCACGCCCTACATCTACGGCACCACCGACGCCGAAGCCGCCTATGGCCTGGGCTATGCCCAGGCCGAGGATCGCCTCGACGACATCTACCTCAACGTCCGCCAGGCCGTGGGCCGCATGGCCGAAGTCCTCGGTAAAGACCACATCGAATCCGACTACGTCATGCAGATGGTCGGCAATGAAAAGCGCTGCGAAGCCTTCTGGCCCTCCGCCTCCGAGCCCGTGAAAGCCATGGCCGCGGGCTACGTGGCCGGCGTCCAGGCCTATCTGGCCGATCACCCCGACCGCAAATCCCCCTTTGCCCTCGATCTCAAGCCCTGGCACTCCCTCGCCATCATGCGCGCCATGATCCTCAACTGGCCCCTGGGCACCGTGCGCGATGAAATGAATCAGGAAGGCAACACCCTTGGCTGGGGTTCTAACGAATGGTCGGTATCGCCCGCACGCAGCGCCGAGAACTGCGCCATCCTCCTCACCGATCCCCACCTCACCTGGCAGGGCATGTCGGTCTTCTACGAGGCCAACGTCTACGGCGATGCCCTCAGCGAACAGCACGGCTACTTCCTCGTAGGCACCTTCCTGCTGGCCTATGGCCACACCGAGCACTTCGGCTGGGCGCCCACCACGGGCGGCCCGGACACCGCCGACGTCTACGCCATGAAGCTTAATCCCGCGAATCCACTCCAGTATGAATACGACGGGCAATGGCTCAACGCGGAGCTCGGCGCCGTGACCATCAATGTGAAGGACGGCGCGCCGGTAACCATGCCCACCTACACCACCATTCTCGGACCGGCCTTCGCCGAGCCCAATCTGGAAAAGCAGACCATCCTCGTGGGCGCCACACCCTACCTCGAGCAGACCCTCCTCCTGGAGCAGGGCTACAAATGCCTCCAGGCAAAGAATGTCGACGACTTCATGGCGGCCCTCGCCATGAACCAGTACATGGAGCAGAACCTCATGTCGGCGGATCGCGACGGCAACATCGCGTACATCCGAACCGGCCGCGTGCCCATCCGGCCCGAGGGCTACAACTGGAGCGCGCCGGTGCCCGGCAACACCTCCAAGACCAAGTGGCTCGGCATCCATGACGCCAAAGATCTCGTCCAGATCAAGAATCCCGAGCAGGGCTACATGCAGAACTGCAATATCAGCCCCGAATTCATGATGGAGAACTCGCCCCTCACCCCGGACAAATATCCGGGCTATATCTTCAACGTAAGCTGGGACTCCCGCAACAGCCGGGGCGATCGCGCCCTCCAGGCCCTCGCCGCCGATAACAGCCTCACCAAGGAAGAGGCCATGGATCTCGCCTTCGACGTGACGGACCCCTACCGCGAGGGCTGGAAAAAGGCCCTCAAGAAAATGGCCATGAGCTCCGCCAAGAAGGCCCTGGAAGATCCCGCTTTCAAGGCCGATTTCGATCGCCTTGTCAATTGGGATGGTCGCTACATCAAAGAGAGCAACGCCGCGCCCCTCATGCGCTATTTCCGCATGGAGGCCTTCCAGGTGGTCGACCCCCTCAAGGTCAACGCCGGAAAAGATCTCTCCGTGGAAGAATACCTGGCGCTGAAAAAAGCCATCGACTCGGCCCGGGAAACCATGCTCAAACTCTATGGCAAGACCGATATCACCTGGGGCGACATGATTGAAGTCGGCCGAGGCGATACCTTCGTGCCCACCTCCGGCGCCGATTTCGGGCGCGGCGAGAACGACAAGAGTGTCCGCACCCTCCTGAGCATCGGCGTGCGCGAAACGCCCGAAGGCAGCGGCAAGTATCGGGCCTACAAGGGCTCCATGGCCATGCTCCTCATGTTCATGCACAAGGACGGCATCGAGTCCTACAGTTGCATCCCCTGGGGCCAGAGCGGCGATCCCGCCTCGCCCCACTACATGGACCAGGGCGAGAAGCTCTTCAGCAACCGCACCTTCAAGCCGGTCTACCGCAGCAAGGACGAGTTGCTGAAAAACGTGGAATCGGAAAAGAAGCTGGAGGTGGCGCTGTAA
- a CDS encoding sulfurtransferase, with product MCRFSDIVDHAKTRVQEQTVEEVKARLDGGEGLAFIDVREDREWVTAHATGATHISKGVLERDIEKAVPDTTTPVVLYCGGGSRSALAAESLQRMGYTQVVSMIGGFGGWKNAGYPVSAGDE from the coding sequence ATGTGCCGTTTTTCAGATATCGTAGACCACGCCAAGACCCGCGTGCAGGAGCAAACCGTGGAGGAAGTCAAGGCACGCCTCGACGGGGGCGAGGGCCTCGCCTTCATTGATGTGCGCGAAGATCGCGAATGGGTCACCGCCCACGCCACCGGCGCAACCCACATCAGCAAGGGTGTGCTCGAACGCGACATCGAGAAGGCCGTACCCGATACCACCACCCCTGTCGTGCTCTACTGCGGCGGCGGCTCCCGCTCCGCCCTGGCCGCGGAATCCCTCCAGCGCATGGGCTACACCCAGGTCGTCTCCATGATCGGCGGCTTCGGCGGCTGGAAAAACGCGGGCTACCCCGTAAGCGCCGGCGATGAGTAA
- a CDS encoding sodium/solute symporter (Members of the Solute:Sodium Symporter (SSS), TC 2.A.21 as described in tcdb.org, catalyze solute:Na+ symport. Known solutes for members of the family include sugars, amino acids, nucleosides, inositols, vitamins, urea or anions, depending on the system.), translating to MPCWIVVCFVVVVGMISGARAEMAWKDLPPLPVPMSGHFSGTHGGALIVAGGSNFPVSPFQGGEKQWLDRIYVLEPGAEAWIDAGQLPQPRAYGGTVSTPEGVFLIGGTDGQTCFESVLRLAWKGGAVSIDAAGTIPVPLAFHGAALVGKSIYLTGGQSDPKATEALNRTWSWAYADAGATWEEVEALPGGSRMLPVVLSRDDSLYVFSGASLFKKDDGTPGRVFLNDGYRYTPGKGWKTLTGPPVPLVAAPALPWGQAHILVSSGDDGKLFEQSAELGDGHPGFPKTIWAYHTITDTWVEKGTVPQPTVTTQAVLWQDRMVIPGGEDRPGHRMSSVLSGVPMAIAKSLGWLDYGALGLYFAALVYIGIYCSRREANTEVYFLGGGRIPWWALGISIFGTSLSSITYLAIPANAYATNWVGFLSNTCIVLVAPFVVWLYVPRYRNAKVPTAYTYLEQRFNLAVRIYGSLVFMLFQFGRMAIVLYLPAITLSASTGLSIEICILATGVLATFYTMMGGIEAVIWTDVVQSIVLLAGAVLALYLVATNIDGGVVGAFATAVENDKFHTFNWTWDMTTTAVWVCLVGNFFAMLYPYTADQTMVQRYLSARNENDAKRAVWVNAALTIPVSVIFFGLGTALFVYFKHHPGQLDPTLKNDAILPVFVMAMFPTGMKGVLISGVFAAAMSSLDSSMNSMASVLVNDYYRRFKGEVSEVKALGIARWLTVLLGGLGTGAAWFLAGTQATSLFDTYMKLLGMAGGGLAGVVALGMFTKRASGWGVLAGAAVSAVAVYYVNAQNLTHFYLHGMIGFLVSFFVGYIASLLAPRKVDTAPQG from the coding sequence GTGCCGTGTTGGATAGTGGTGTGTTTTGTTGTCGTTGTGGGGATGATCTCCGGGGCGCGGGCGGAGATGGCGTGGAAGGATCTCCCCCCCCTGCCCGTTCCCATGTCGGGGCATTTTTCCGGTACTCACGGTGGCGCGTTGATCGTCGCGGGCGGCTCCAATTTTCCCGTTTCCCCCTTCCAGGGCGGTGAAAAGCAGTGGCTGGACCGGATCTACGTGCTGGAACCCGGCGCGGAAGCGTGGATCGACGCGGGGCAATTGCCCCAGCCTCGGGCCTACGGCGGTACGGTGTCCACGCCGGAGGGCGTTTTTCTTATCGGCGGTACGGATGGCCAGACGTGTTTCGAGAGCGTGCTGCGGCTGGCGTGGAAAGGCGGGGCGGTATCAATCGACGCGGCGGGTACGATTCCCGTGCCCCTGGCCTTTCACGGGGCCGCGCTGGTGGGAAAATCCATCTACCTTACGGGCGGGCAGTCTGATCCGAAAGCCACGGAGGCCTTGAACCGAACCTGGTCGTGGGCGTATGCGGATGCGGGCGCGACCTGGGAAGAGGTTGAGGCGCTGCCCGGTGGATCGCGGATGCTGCCGGTGGTGCTCAGCCGGGACGACAGCCTTTATGTTTTCAGCGGGGCGTCATTGTTTAAGAAGGACGACGGCACGCCGGGCCGGGTGTTTCTGAACGACGGTTATCGCTACACACCGGGCAAGGGCTGGAAGACTTTGACGGGCCCGCCCGTGCCGCTGGTGGCGGCGCCCGCGCTGCCCTGGGGCCAGGCGCATATTCTGGTGAGCAGCGGGGACGACGGAAAGCTCTTCGAGCAGTCGGCGGAACTGGGGGATGGTCACCCTGGTTTTCCCAAGACGATTTGGGCGTATCACACGATTACGGACACGTGGGTGGAGAAGGGCACGGTGCCCCAGCCCACGGTGACGACGCAGGCGGTGCTGTGGCAGGATCGGATGGTAATTCCCGGTGGTGAAGATCGACCGGGGCATCGGATGTCGTCGGTCCTTTCGGGCGTGCCTATGGCCATTGCCAAGAGTCTTGGCTGGCTGGATTATGGCGCGCTCGGGCTGTATTTTGCCGCGCTGGTCTATATCGGGATCTATTGTTCTCGTCGCGAGGCGAATACGGAAGTGTATTTCCTGGGTGGTGGTCGAATCCCCTGGTGGGCCCTGGGCATCAGTATTTTCGGTACGTCGCTCAGTTCAATTACCTACCTGGCCATTCCGGCGAATGCTTACGCGACCAACTGGGTCGGATTCTTGAGCAATACGTGCATTGTGCTGGTCGCACCCTTTGTCGTATGGCTCTACGTACCCCGTTATCGGAACGCAAAAGTCCCCACGGCGTACACCTACCTGGAGCAGCGCTTTAATCTGGCGGTGCGGATCTACGGCAGCCTGGTTTTTATGCTGTTTCAATTTGGGCGCATGGCTATCGTGCTTTACCTGCCCGCCATTACCTTGTCCGCGTCCACGGGCCTGAGCATCGAAATCTGTATTCTGGCGACGGGGGTATTGGCGACGTTCTACACCATGATGGGCGGGATTGAGGCGGTGATCTGGACCGATGTGGTCCAGTCGATCGTATTGCTTGCGGGGGCCGTGCTGGCGCTGTATCTGGTGGCTACCAATATTGATGGGGGGGTTGTCGGGGCATTCGCAACGGCGGTGGAAAACGACAAGTTCCATACCTTCAACTGGACCTGGGACATGACCACGACGGCGGTGTGGGTCTGTCTCGTGGGCAATTTTTTCGCCATGCTCTATCCGTACACGGCGGATCAGACGATGGTGCAGCGCTATCTGAGTGCGCGAAACGAGAACGACGCGAAGCGTGCGGTCTGGGTGAATGCCGCGCTTACCATACCGGTGTCGGTGATCTTTTTCGGCCTGGGCACGGCGCTGTTTGTGTATTTCAAGCACCACCCCGGCCAATTGGATCCCACGCTGAAAAACGACGCGATTCTGCCGGTTTTCGTGATGGCCATGTTCCCGACGGGGATGAAGGGCGTGTTGATCTCGGGTGTCTTTGCCGCGGCCATGTCTTCCCTGGACAGCAGCATGAACAGCATGGCATCGGTGCTCGTAAATGATTATTATCGCCGTTTCAAGGGCGAGGTGAGCGAAGTAAAGGCGCTCGGTATCGCGCGCTGGTTGACGGTGTTGCTGGGCGGGCTGGGCACGGGGGCGGCGTGGTTTCTGGCGGGCACCCAGGCGACCTCGCTGTTTGACACCTATATGAAGCTTCTGGGGATGGCGGGCGGGGGCCTGGCGGGCGTGGTGGCGCTGGGCATGTTCACGAAACGCGCCAGCGGCTGGGGCGTTCTTGCGGGCGCGGCGGTGAGCGCGGTGGCGGTGTATTACGTAAATGCCCAGAACCTGACCCACTTCTATCTCCACGGCATGATCGGATTCCTGGTTTCTTTCTTTGTGGGCTATATCGCGAGCCTGCTTGCGCCCCGGAAGGTGGACACGGCCCCGCAGGGGTAG
- a CDS encoding DEAD/DEAH box helicase, which translates to MTFEEFEDLDPRCLRVLKQMGIESPTPVQEQALPIVLTGKDLVATAQTGTGKTLAFALPSLSRLAKEKESRNRMLVLVPTRELAVQVESVIAGLCKALHMHSALIYGGVGFGGQIADLKRGCDVIVATPGRLLDHMSRGAVKFDNLEILVFDEADRMLDMGFLPDIKRILAKLPVSRQTLMFSATFAPELARLTRSMMRDPGRIEVGAISMPVDKVRQLVIPVRQEDKSKMLMEILKEEQIDTAIIFLRTKIRTERVTKLLKTNGFKAAAIHGDLSQVIRQKSLEGFRSGKYELLVATDVAARGLDIDDISHVINYDIPENPDDYVHRIGRTARAEKEGDAITFVTPTDHAALGEIEKTLGRNLPRKEYEGAPNVLTLWRPAGAKREGLPATRARKGRSLMRRR; encoded by the coding sequence ATGACATTTGAGGAATTTGAGGATCTCGATCCGCGCTGCCTGCGCGTATTGAAGCAGATGGGGATCGAATCCCCCACCCCCGTGCAGGAGCAGGCGCTCCCTATCGTGCTCACCGGAAAAGACCTGGTGGCGACGGCACAGACTGGAACCGGCAAGACGCTGGCCTTTGCCCTTCCCTCCCTTTCGCGGCTTGCGAAGGAGAAAGAATCGCGCAACCGGATGCTGGTGCTGGTGCCCACGCGTGAGTTGGCGGTGCAGGTGGAGTCGGTGATCGCGGGACTTTGCAAGGCGCTGCATATGCACAGTGCGTTGATCTACGGCGGCGTGGGGTTCGGCGGTCAGATCGCCGACCTGAAGCGGGGTTGCGATGTCATCGTGGCCACGCCGGGCCGCCTGCTGGACCACATGAGCCGGGGCGCGGTGAAGTTCGATAACCTGGAGATTCTGGTCTTCGACGAAGCCGACCGGATGCTGGACATGGGCTTCTTGCCCGATATCAAGCGGATTCTGGCCAAATTGCCCGTCAGCCGCCAGACTCTGATGTTTTCGGCGACCTTTGCGCCCGAACTGGCCCGCCTGACCCGCAGCATGATGCGGGATCCGGGCCGGATTGAAGTCGGGGCGATTTCCATGCCGGTGGACAAAGTCCGGCAGCTTGTTATCCCGGTGCGCCAGGAAGACAAGTCAAAGATGCTGATGGAAATTCTGAAAGAAGAGCAGATCGACACGGCGATTATTTTCCTGCGGACCAAAATCCGCACGGAACGCGTGACGAAGCTCTTGAAGACGAACGGCTTCAAGGCGGCGGCTATTCACGGGGACCTGTCCCAGGTTATCCGCCAGAAATCGTTAGAAGGTTTCCGGAGTGGCAAGTATGAGTTGCTGGTGGCGACGGATGTGGCGGCGCGCGGGCTGGATATCGATGATATCAGCCATGTGATCAATTATGACATCCCGGAGAATCCGGACGATTATGTGCACCGAATTGGCCGGACGGCCCGTGCGGAGAAAGAGGGCGACGCGATCACGTTTGTGACGCCGACGGACCACGCCGCGCTTGGCGAAATTGAGAAGACGCTGGGCCGGAATCTTCCCCGGAAAGAGTATGAGGGGGCGCCGAATGTGCTGACCCTGTGGCGTCCGGCGGGGGCGAAGCGGGAAGGTCTCCCCGCGACCCGAGCCCGAAAGGGCCGGAGTCTCATGCGCCGCCGCTAG
- a CDS encoding rod shape-determining protein, translated as MKFWHLIPGLFSHDMAIDLGTANTLVYVKGQGIVLCEPSVVAINTKTGKPRAVGNEAKNMIGRTPGNIIAIRPMKDGVIADFEITQEMLRHFIQKVHNRSRLVWPRVAISVPSGITEVEKRAVIDSAMKAGAKKVYIIEEPMAAAIGAGLPVHEPQGCMVVDIGGGTTEVAVISLGGIVFAKSVRVAGDDMDQAIIQHLKRTYNMVVGERTAEDIKIAIGSAFPLKDELEMQVKGRDQVMGLPKIITITSEEIRESLREPVSAMVDAVRVTLERTPPELSADIVDRGVVLAGGGANLRGLDQLLAKETGLHVSVAEDPLTAVVLGTGKFLEELKNYPDEEM; from the coding sequence ATGAAATTCTGGCACTTAATTCCAGGCCTGTTCTCCCATGATATGGCGATTGATCTGGGCACCGCCAATACGCTCGTCTACGTCAAGGGACAGGGCATCGTTCTGTGCGAACCATCGGTGGTGGCGATCAACACGAAGACGGGCAAACCCCGCGCCGTGGGCAACGAAGCGAAGAACATGATCGGCCGCACGCCGGGCAATATTATCGCCATCCGTCCGATGAAAGACGGCGTGATCGCGGATTTTGAGATCACGCAGGAGATGCTGCGCCACTTCATCCAGAAGGTGCACAACCGCAGCCGGCTGGTATGGCCCCGTGTGGCGATCAGCGTGCCGTCGGGTATTACCGAGGTGGAGAAGCGCGCGGTTATCGACAGCGCGATGAAGGCGGGCGCGAAAAAGGTTTACATTATTGAAGAGCCCATGGCGGCGGCGATAGGCGCGGGTCTCCCGGTGCACGAGCCCCAGGGGTGCATGGTGGTGGATATCGGCGGCGGCACGACCGAAGTGGCCGTGATCTCCCTGGGCGGCATCGTATTTGCCAAGTCGGTCCGCGTGGCGGGCGACGACATGGACCAGGCGATTATCCAGCACCTTAAGCGGACCTACAATATGGTGGTGGGCGAACGGACAGCGGAAGACATCAAGATCGCCATCGGTTCGGCGTTCCCGCTGAAAGACGAACTGGAGATGCAGGTGAAGGGCCGTGACCAGGTCATGGGCCTGCCGAAGATTATCACCATCACCTCCGAAGAAATCCGGGAATCCCTTCGGGAGCCGGTCAGCGCCATGGTGGACGCGGTCCGCGTGACGCTGGAGCGCACCCCGCCGGAGCTTTCGGCGGATATTGTCGATCGCGGTGTGGTGCTCGCGGGCGGGGGCGCCAACCTCCGCGGATTGGACCAGTTGCTGGCGAAGGAAACGGGCCTGCACGTTTCGGTGGCCGAAGATCCCCTCACGGCCGTCGTGCTCGGCACGGGTAAATTCCTGGAAGAACTCAAGAATTATCCGGACGAGGAGATGTAA
- the mreC gene encoding rod shape-determining protein MreC, with the protein MNLTRYLTTHRPEVILAVLSLSSLISLFTGTSSSFIQRGLSRLVSISGYPVLVARTAAEEAFHYAFDSVASYSALRKDSENLRGVQTRLQTALAVEEELAAENRRLRSMLDFARSEPRLTQVPARVIGSLRGMLTINRGRVHGIQPRMAVITERGVVGMVTDVQDLSASVATVHHRDCRIPAMVHRNRIRAYDGVVKANGTDYNYICSMDFIDMKYDVRPGDIVVTSPESQFFPAGLPVGTVTVVRETGGALWRYAELEPAVDPYVLDEVFVVMRYVPEEEYFTGPGTQDAYRSATSLAPALPDDRPIQERFAP; encoded by the coding sequence TTGAATCTCACCCGTTATCTTACGACGCACCGCCCGGAAGTGATTCTGGCGGTTCTGTCTTTATCCTCCCTCATATCCCTCTTTACAGGCACGTCTTCGAGCTTTATCCAGCGTGGCCTGAGCCGACTGGTCAGCATTTCGGGCTACCCGGTGCTGGTGGCGCGAACGGCGGCGGAAGAGGCCTTTCACTACGCCTTCGACTCGGTGGCGAGTTACAGCGCCCTGCGCAAGGACAGCGAGAATCTTCGGGGCGTCCAAACCCGGCTGCAGACGGCGCTCGCGGTGGAGGAGGAATTGGCGGCGGAAAACCGACGGCTGCGGAGCATGCTCGATTTCGCCCGGTCTGAGCCGCGTCTGACCCAGGTGCCCGCGCGGGTCATCGGGAGTCTTCGGGGGATGCTGACGATCAATCGCGGGCGCGTACACGGGATCCAGCCGCGCATGGCGGTGATCACGGAGCGGGGCGTGGTGGGGATGGTGACGGACGTGCAGGATCTTTCCGCGAGCGTGGCCACGGTTCACCACCGGGATTGCCGGATTCCCGCGATGGTCCATCGCAACCGGATCCGGGCTTATGACGGGGTGGTCAAAGCCAACGGAACGGACTATAATTACATCTGCTCCATGGACTTCATCGACATGAAGTATGATGTCCGACCGGGCGATATCGTGGTGACCAGTCCGGAAAGCCAGTTTTTCCCCGCAGGCCTGCCCGTTGGAACGGTTACCGTAGTGCGTGAAACGGGCGGTGCGCTCTGGCGTTATGCCGAGCTGGAACCTGCGGTTGATCCCTATGTGCTGGATGAGGTTTTTGTGGTGATGCGCTACGTGCCGGAGGAAGAGTATTTTACGGGTCCTGGAACACAGGATGCGTATCGAAGCGCCACGTCGCTCGCCCCGGCCCTGCCCGACGACCGCCCGATCCAGGAGCGCTTTGCCCCATGA
- the mreD gene encoding rod shape-determining protein MreD, with amino-acid sequence MLHNLLWLVTVVVMALVQTTWPDFLTLQGRTPDLTLILVVYFAIVEGEERAMFTGAVGGLYQDVASRAVLGHNILCLVIIAYSVGRLSTRLVTEHPAVKAGLVFLACVAQGILYTFVLYVQEPATPVVGNIVTVVVPSAFYTALITPFVFFALARLFGGRPAPQGSIA; translated from the coding sequence ATGCTGCATAATCTCTTATGGCTGGTAACGGTGGTCGTCATGGCGCTGGTGCAGACGACCTGGCCCGATTTCCTTACGCTGCAGGGCCGCACGCCGGATCTCACGCTGATCCTGGTGGTCTACTTCGCGATTGTTGAAGGCGAAGAGCGGGCGATGTTTACCGGGGCTGTGGGCGGCCTTTACCAGGACGTGGCCAGCCGGGCGGTCCTGGGTCATAACATACTTTGCCTCGTGATCATTGCCTATTCGGTGGGCCGACTCTCCACGCGGCTGGTGACGGAGCATCCCGCGGTGAAGGCGGGCCTGGTGTTTCTGGCGTGCGTTGCCCAGGGGATACTGTACACCTTTGTGCTCTATGTGCAGGAGCCGGCGACGCCCGTGGTGGGCAATATTGTGACGGTGGTGGTGCCTTCGGCCTTCTACACCGCGCTGATTACGCCCTTCGTGTTTTTCGCCCTCGCGCGCCTTTTCGGCGGACGCCCGGCACCCCAGGGGAGCATCGCCTGA
- the mrdA gene encoding penicillin-binding protein 2: MSINNEPKRYEGVENRVQFLALILALVFVAPCLQLWQLQVVRQSEYQSMADEQRIFPQTLESDRGIIFGANDVILADNRASVNVVFVPGECPEVRREETCIRLAQLLGLEANSVIEKVKAKSGDPFEQVVIKNDVTKAELFHIEENAFDLPGALILVQPQRRYYYNETGGQLLGYLGEIQRKQLDDPYWQEKGYHQGDIIGQDGLEAQYESQLQGVDGFLQVTKYASGRPQLRTDRGGMPVLARRDSAGNYSSIEGEGREPQAGDPLHLTLDIDLQKHCESLLVGEEGAIVVLNADTGGVMAMASNPSYDPSVFVSHDPTGERNRLLFPPPKTPKPMVNKAFREQYPPGSVFKVMLAAAALEEGVITPQTTHFCGGSYRINGGGRAWGCWQRRGHGRVAVKEALAYSCDVFFYNVGLSLGVDKIQEWSHKMGLGVKTGIDLPREITGLIPGQEWKKEQFKKKGPSEQKWYPGDTVNLSIGQGSAATTPLQNAVMLACIANGGYRVRPFLNRDRGIEKSERLLSDSTVEVVTAGMRMCVEKAPPNYPTGTGWRAGIPGFTILGKTGSAQIMDLAKHKVYGHEDNIPKHMRDHAWFVAAVTDREPRVSICILVEHGHHGSTAASVLGKPVIEYIYRNQPAPDVQVAQAEEKR; encoded by the coding sequence ATGTCGATCAACAACGAGCCAAAGCGTTATGAAGGCGTGGAGAATCGGGTCCAGTTTCTGGCGCTGATTCTGGCGCTGGTTTTTGTGGCGCCGTGTCTCCAGCTCTGGCAGTTGCAGGTGGTTCGGCAGAGCGAATACCAGAGCATGGCGGACGAACAACGCATTTTCCCGCAGACGCTGGAGTCGGACCGGGGTATCATTTTCGGGGCGAACGACGTGATCCTGGCGGACAACCGCGCCAGCGTGAACGTGGTTTTTGTGCCGGGGGAATGCCCCGAGGTGCGCCGGGAAGAGACCTGTATCCGCCTGGCGCAACTGCTGGGCCTGGAAGCGAACAGCGTGATCGAAAAGGTGAAGGCGAAGTCGGGGGATCCTTTCGAGCAGGTGGTGATCAAGAATGACGTGACCAAGGCGGAGCTCTTCCACATCGAGGAGAACGCCTTCGATCTGCCTGGGGCGCTGATCCTGGTGCAGCCCCAGCGCCGCTATTACTATAACGAAACGGGCGGCCAGTTGCTGGGTTATCTGGGCGAAATTCAGCGCAAACAGTTGGACGACCCTTATTGGCAGGAGAAGGGCTATCACCAGGGCGATATCATCGGACAGGACGGCCTGGAGGCCCAGTATGAGAGCCAGCTCCAGGGGGTGGATGGCTTCCTGCAGGTGACCAAGTACGCTTCGGGTCGCCCCCAGCTCCGTACGGATCGCGGCGGCATGCCGGTGCTGGCGCGACGGGACAGCGCGGGGAATTACTCCTCGATCGAAGGGGAAGGCCGCGAACCGCAGGCCGGCGATCCACTGCATCTCACGCTCGATATCGACCTGCAGAAGCACTGCGAGTCCCTGCTGGTGGGCGAAGAAGGCGCCATCGTGGTGCTGAACGCGGATACGGGCGGCGTTATGGCGATGGCGAGCAACCCGAGCTATGACCCGAGCGTGTTCGTTTCCCACGATCCCACGGGCGAACGGAACCGTCTGCTGTTTCCGCCTCCGAAGACGCCCAAGCCGATGGTGAACAAAGCCTTTCGCGAGCAGTACCCGCCGGGTTCGGTGTTCAAGGTGATGCTGGCGGCGGCGGCGCTGGAAGAGGGCGTGATCACGCCCCAGACGACGCACTTCTGCGGCGGCAGCTACCGTATCAACGGCGGTGGCCGGGCCTGGGGCTGCTGGCAGCGCCGGGGTCATGGCCGGGTGGCGGTGAAGGAGGCGCTGGCCTACTCCTGCGACGTATTTTTTTACAACGTGGGCCTTTCGCTGGGGGTGGATAAGATCCAGGAATGGTCGCACAAGATGGGCCTGGGGGTGAAAACGGGTATCGATCTGCCAAGAGAGATCACCGGCCTGATTCCGGGGCAGGAATGGAAAAAGGAGCAGTTCAAGAAGAAGGGGCCGTCGGAACAGAAATGGTATCCGGGCGACACGGTGAACTTGAGCATCGGCCAGGGCAGTGCCGCGACGACGCCGCTTCAGAATGCGGTGATGCTGGCGTGCATTGCGAACGGGGGCTACCGGGTGCGGCCCTTCTTGAACCGGGATCGGGGCATCGAAAAGTCGGAGCGGCTGCTGAGCGATTCCACGGTGGAGGTGGTGACGGCGGGCATGCGGATGTGCGTGGAGAAGGCCCCGCCCAATTATCCGACGGGCACGGGCTGGCGCGCGGGGATCCCCGGATTCACCATTCTGGGGAAGACGGGATCGGCCCAGATCATGGACCTTGCCAAGCACAAGGTCTACGGGCATGAAGACAACATTCCCAAGCACATGCGCGACCATGCGTGGTTTGTGGCGGCGGTGACGGATCGGGAGCCGAGAGTATCCATCTGTATTCTGGTGGAGCACGGTCACCACGGCAGCACGGCGGCTTCGGTGCTGGGCAAGCCGGTCATTGAGTATATCTATCGCAACCAGCCCGCACCCGATGTCCAGGTGGCCCAGGCCGAGGAAAAGCGCTGA